From the genome of Branchiostoma floridae strain S238N-H82 chromosome 8, Bfl_VNyyK, whole genome shotgun sequence:
AGTCCAGACTGACGATGCCTCCCTTGTTGTCCAGTTGGTTGGCGATGACGCGGAGAGCTTTGGGAACCCTCTCGACATCTCTGTACTTGTAGTAGTTCGCAACCGACAGGAGCCATCTTTCTGTCGAATATAATGGAAAGAAACTCGTGTCAACATTATGCCATATAAGACTGTATTTTCGCTGTAATGGAAAAAAAGtgagaaggaaaaaacaaacagaatgtACATCCTCCATAAGCATTAACAACGTAAAGCTTTTGGAATTCGTATGTGTCATTAAGACTTTAAGACATTAAGAATTTGCCTGTAGAAACTAGGCGAAAGTACGTCGATGACGTCGTCAGATAGCACAGATCTGAGCAGTGgagaaaaaatgaagaaaaataccaTCGGTTGGAGGGAAGCGAGCCGTCGGTTGGATGATCCTGAGGCCCCTAGACTTGGCCTGGGTTACCACGGCGTCTGTCACGTTCTCAGGTAAGTAGTAGGCTGTCTGTAGATCCACTTCGCTCAGGCGCTGCATGGTACTGACCAACCCCAGTCTGATCCAGCTGGGTGCCTGCAGAGTGAAGTGTCCTAGAGGAAATGGTTGACTCTGAAATGGGAAAACGTTGAAGAATTGTAGTCATGTACATTAATTAATTAATCTATTGTGTGAatatctgtttgtgtttgtgtatgtgtttgtgtttgtgtataggcagaagtgtttgtgtgtgcacgcgcgcgcgtgtgtgtgtgttttaaccCAAACTCTGTATATTAATACATAAGTACAATAATTCTTCAGTCATGCATGGCTTTCGACATACCGAACATACACAAACAAGCCTCACCTCACGCATGCCTATTGTGAAAGTTCTGGCCCACTCCGTCACCAGTTCGGGAAACGTTTCCACGAAGTCTCCATAGAGGAAGAGCGTGACCGGCATCCTGCTCGAATGAGCTGCTATTGTCTGTACCAACTTGTGCGCGGCCTTGACGTTCATACCGACTAGGACAGCCAGCGCCAGGCGGGGGGCACCCGAGAGGGGCGCCGAGCAGATGGAGTACACCGTGCCCGGAGAGCCGACAAAACTCCCTGGTGCCTTGCGGATGAAATACAAATAGCATTATTGAAAAACGAATGTGAATCAGTTGCCTTACAGTTCAGTGCAACTCAATGGATTGGAACACAGAACAGCCGTCGATGGAGGGTGGGGTGAAAATAATGTTTGCTTGTGTCTCTTAGCGCAAATGGTAAGACAGACTGATATCTTCTCGTCAGATTTTTTTGTATCGACTCTCTGATGTTATGTTACTTATATTTTAGTGCATTGTACTGTTATATTAGGTAGGCATCATAGCTTGGTGTGTTCCCCCAGAGTACATTGAAACAGTGTATACGCGGGATGTCTTCTAAATcaaataaactgaaaaaaatcaagcaaacatgtaaacaactaACTACTGCAAAAGCCCGCGGTACTCACCAATGGAGGGTGCAAGGTGTCAAAGTCACCGTAGGTCCTGACTTCAGCCGCCCAAGTTACCATTGGTCTGCCTTTCTTTCCTACTTCTGAGGGCAGTTTGGCCTTCTGTTCTTTGTCCCAGCCTGTGACAGGTTGCCCGGGGTGAAACTCTCCGTAATATCTTCGGAAACAAAAGTCCGCATGTTGGCACATGGTGTTTTCAAtgacatatgtatatatttggtacaatgtaacagtgggttcaagtagcgcctaccgtccttgccaaggagctctgagcttttgtggcgacagcggtaGCGTACTTGATTTGTAATCCGACTGCCCGGGTTCGGTGCGgcttcgaatcccgggagtcgggatgttgtttctttccgTTCTACTCGCCCCTGTGGTTGTTTCAACAAAAACTAAACATCAACTCACACCGATCCAAATGATAATATGCCTGTACAAGGAAAACTTCAGATGCTTGACATACCCCGTGTACCTATATATCCTGACTTTATACAGAGATAACACTTTCTGTCAATAGAATTAATCGGAAAACATGTCTAACGGAGGATGGGACGACAACTTACTTGTCCACCCACTTAAAGGTTCCGTCTTCCAGCATCTTCTTTAAGATATCGTACTCGGCGCCTTCCACGTCAAGCTTGAAGATGACGTAGTCTTCCACCGCCGTGTTTTCCTGTATCCAGCGGGACAAGTCCACTGTCGGCACCGTCCGGTGATGGGACAACTGCCGTTTGCCGCCTGTCTTGGTGTCCGCTTTCTCGTTATCGTACGCAAAGAGTGAACCTCCTCCCCACTGCATGTCTCTGCCGTTGTTCTTTCCCTTGTCTGGTGACCAGACTGCCTCTGAGTAGGCCGTCATGTTTCCTGGTGAATGAAATAAAGAGGCCCATGATGGACAataaggaaaacaaaaacaatagcAACAGGAAAACGTgttttatacccctgtcacataaATTATCGACGACGATCGGCCGTATAGAATTTGTTGGAACAAATTATTATTTGAGAGTAAGGTTTTAACGTTATAGTTTGAAGTtttgattcttgagataatgacaAATTCTTTTCCCTCCACTTTCCCATAGAATTGCATGCAccgtagaagccagttaattgcacaacggataatcgcacacttctgttgattgcaCGAAATCACCAAATCCTGTTGTagtgcggtccagcttgataacttcgctttgttgcgcCATTCGGATAACTGCACGAAATGCCctggcaaatgggatgtgcaattaagcggcttctactgtattagtgGTACAAACAGGAACAGTGCATGGTTGTCACAGTGACAACCATGCACTGTTCCTGTTTGTAGACACATGAGTGTCACACTCACCGTCCTTGTTGGATACACCGGTAGGACAATGTAGCACATGATTCGGGTACGGCGCGAAGAACGGCGCCAGCCTCTCGTCTATCTCGAAGGAGTGTATGATGAAGTCCTGCCCGTCTGGGTAGGTCTCCCTAAACAACTGGACTGTGGACGCCACGTTAGCACCGCAGTCCAGCAGGATCTTTCTCGGTTGATAACCAGCGGCTGGGAGTCTGAAAcaaacattgttaaaaaaaaacagatggaCTTTGTGTGTTGCCTATTCAACGGTTGCTGTCGGCCACGGTAagattagcctgattaaatctcgcctatagcagcccgcccaacatcggCCAGTTTACAGCCCCGGAAAAATAGATAGCCAGatttccacgacctcatactcTCATCACATGTGAACCTCTCCGAGTGTCTCCTGTTCCTCGTTGATTGTgaaaataaggtcctcattatATAATtattgcataaattatcagttTCTCTATCGGAATAACTCAAGTTGCTCAAAGAATGA
Proteins encoded in this window:
- the LOC118421298 gene encoding uncharacterized protein LOC118421298; this encodes MQKGVRGVFQSRWIVLILGAAIGSCVTQLFTVPALPHPTVPARRSLESPEWLLRTREGQRKSEKGRSEHNEDVQSKEERLPAAGYQPRKILLDCGANVASTVQLFRETYPDGQDFIIHSFEIDERLAPFFAPYPNHVLHCPTGVSNKDGNMTAYSEAVWSPDKGKNNGRDMQWGGGSLFAYDNEKADTKTGGKRQLSHHRTVPTVDLSRWIQENTAVEDYVIFKLDVEGAEYDILKKMLEDGTFKWVDKYYGEFHPGQPVTGWDKEQKAKLPSEVGKKGRPMVTWAAEVRTYGDFDTLHPPLAPGSFVGSPGTVYSICSAPLSGAPRLALAVLVGMNVKAAHKLVQTIAAHSSRMPVTLFLYGDFVETFPELVTEWARTFTIGMRESQPFPLGHFTLQAPSWIRLGLVSTMQRLSEVDLQTAYYLPENVTDAVVTQAKSRGLRIIQPTARFPPTDERWLLSVANYYKYRDVERVPKALRVIANQLDNKGGIVSLDSDHPDSYMNSVFLMDYLVEKSGYNLVSIAGCLE